The Mesomycoplasma ovipneumoniae ATCC 29419 genome segment ATCATCCTAAACATCCTGATGAATGATTAAATAGAAAAACTCTCCTTAATAAACAAAACAATACATTGTTTAGTGATTATGATTTAAAATTGCAAAAAAAGGTGGGGAACAATTGGCAAACTATCGATTTAAATTCTGGTTCTTCAGGTTCTTCGAACGTTGAGTTAATAAGATATTCAGCAGAAGAATCAGGGACATACCGAATCCTGGTAAAGAAATTTAGTTCTTCTCTTTTTAAAGAATCGGTAGATGATAATTTGGCGGTTTCATATGTTATACAAGAAAAATAAAATATTTTTTATAGCAACTATGTTAGTAACTCCTTGGTTACTTCCTATAATTATTCTTGCAGTTCAAAATTTTTCTTTTGGACATAAAGCAAATTTTTCTAGTCAACATCCACAAAAACCTATTATTTGAGTCGATGATAGTAATGATCTAATTAAATCAAATATTTTTTCTTATAATCATTTACTAAATATTGACAGCAAAAAAGCGCCATGAATTAAAAACTCTAAATGGAAAATGACTTTTCTACAAAATCCTGAAGAAATTCAAGAAATAGTAAAAAAATATTTATATTTTCAAGAACAAAATTTTGTCAATAATTGAAATGATAAAACAACTAAAAATTTAACAAGTTTTTTTGCTAATCAATATAATAATAAAAAGGACGAATTTAGTTTTAAAGAATTAAAATTAGGAGAGTTTTCTGATAGATTTAACAATTTATTTTCTAATAATTTTTTAATCATCGAAGATTTTGACGATTATTTGGATTTTTTCAAAGAATTTGAAGACAAGCAAGAATTTGAAAGAAAAAATTTAAATAAAGATTTCTTTGATAATAACCAACTTCTAGTTTATGTAAAAGACGAGTCAAATGTTGTTCCTATTTTTAACAAAACAAGCCTAGAAACTAATTTATCACCAATAGATCTAATTACCTATAAAAATCAGAACTTAATTATTTCAATAGATCAAAAATTTTCAAATTATTTAAAAGAAAATTCTTCTTCTACTAGTAGAACACGCGAAAGGTTCCGAATTTTCTATAAATCAATTCCTAAAAATTCTTATAATAAATCATATCCGCTATCTTCAATAAAAATTACCGATATAGAAGATTTAGTTTTGTATAATTCACTAGACAAAACATCAACAGAGTTTAGTAATTTTTTGGATTTTATTAATAAAAAAAACACAATTTTGTCAAGAAAAAATTTGAAAAAGAATAGATTTTATGCATCACAAATTGATAAAAACATATCTAATTTAAGTGAAAATAAAATATTTTCAAACTTTGGCGAAGTAAAAGACCTGATAAATAACAAAAATTTATTGAAAAATGAGCACTGAAAAAGCGAATTTCACCTATCAAATTTATTTATACCCATAAAAACACAGGACAAAACATATAAATTTAATAGCTTCATCTTGCAAAAACAACAATTAAAAGAGATTTTTAAAGATGAAATTATTTATTGAGAATTTGATAAAAATTCCAAAAAAGTTTTAATTTATACTTTAAATTACAAAGACATTTTCCATCAAGTTGCAAAACAACCTGAAAATTTTAATTTTGATAACTTGTTGCAATTTGAAAAAATTGATATTGGTGATATTGATGTTCAAGAAATTGAAATAAAAAAATTAAATTCCATCGAAGATTTCAATAATTTATACAATAAAACAGTGGTGTAAGTATGAAACAAAAAGCAAAAAAAATTTTTTATAGTTCTTTGTTATTAACAAACTTTGTAGCTGCTGGGGTTGTTTCTACAATTTTGATCATTAATTATATAAGTCCTAAAAAATCAGAAACACTTAGTTTTCAGGATGTGTCCGATGCTGAGAATAAATTTTTTACTAGCAACACTAAGCCTGAGGGTTTTTCTAATCCGGCAGACAATCATTGATTTACTTCGCAATATTGATCAGATTTGCTTCAAAAAAATCCAGAAAGAGCTAACCAATTACGGCAAAAATATCCATCTTTTGAAAATAACTTGTTCAAAAACTCCGATAACAATTCACCCCTTATTAAATTAAGTAGCTTTTTTCGCTCTGAATTTAAGAAAAATAATGACACATTAGAATTTGACCAAATAACTGATCAAGGTGTATGAAAAGATAAAAAAATTATTAATAATTTTGTGATTTTAAAAAACTATAATGACTTTTTCTCATTTTTTTCAAAGATAAAAAACGATAATTTTTACAAAAGAGTACTACAAACACCTGATTTTTTTGGAAAAAAGTCAATTATTGCTTATGTTCGACCTATCTGAAATTATCAAGATTTAGCTTTTACATCAAAAGCTAAAAAACCATTTTTTAATCCAAATCATACTTTTTTTAATCCAAATAATCCCGATAATGTTGGGATTATGTCGTTTGACTCAAAATTCGAAAAATTTTTTACTCTCGGCCTTAAATATAACGAAATTATTGATCCTTTAATAGTTAATAATCCGGTTGTTTCGATTATTGATTCAGATTTTTATACTAAAAAATTTAATATTTATTACAAAATTATAGACAAATCTATTGGAAATAGTTTTAATCCTAAATTCGACATTCATATTAGCAGAATCGAAGATCTTGTTCTTTATAATAACATTGTTCGCGATAATAATTCTTCAAAATTCAAAGAATTTCTTTTAAAAAAACAGGAAATTTTAGATAAAAATAACCTAAAAAGCACAAGATTATATGCAAGAACAAATAAAAATCAACTAGAAAACCTAAAATTTTTTTCAACCCTAGAAGAAACAAAAAACCTAATTGTATCAATGCAAGATTCAATAAATTCAGAATGAGGTGGTGCATTTGTTCCTTCAAAACTTTTTATTCCAACAGAAGATAATTCCGAAGTTTTTAATAAATTTATTTTAAAAAAACAAGATGCAAAAAAAATTTTTGATGACGAAATTTTGTATTGAAATGTTGATGAGCAAGCTAATAAAATTAAAATTTACACCTTCAATTATAAGGATTTATTCCCTAATTTTGCAACAGAACCTCAAAATTTTAAAATTGAAAATTTAGAAAAACTTGAAAAAATTGATATCGGAAATACAACAATAACACAAGTTGAATTTTCTAAAATTGAAACACTAGATCAATTCAATTATTTATATAATCAAATAATAACTAAGAAATAATATTAAAACCTTAATTTTCTATTTCTTTTTTGGGTTGCGCGATTTATTTTTCATAGACTTATGAAGCTTTTTTACTAATTTTGTATTAATTTATTACCACCTATATGCAAAATTGACTCTTTGTGTGCAATTTTGCATTTTTCTTTTTTATAAATTTGCCCTAAATTCTTCTGTAAAATGTAAACTTTTGCTTTTAAAAGTTTCAAATTCGGCAATTTTGCTGTTCTAATTTTGTCTTCAACTGTAAATTTGAATTTTTTCATTTTGGCACCCTTTTTTGAATCAGCTAAATCAAAACACTCATTTATAGTTTATCTAATTTCACATTTTTTTGTATAGACTTATTTTTTATAGTAAAATTTAACTCATAAACATTTAGGAAGGGCAGAACGATTATGAGATTGAGCATTTTACCTAGAGTTTCAAAACGAAAACAAACAATTTTATTAGCAACAACTCCTGCAATAATTGCGACTTTAACCATTGGATTGTCCCAGCAATTAAATCCTTATACAGGTCAAATTCCTAGACCACAAATAGTTTTTTCTCCCCAAGACAGAAATGAAATTCTAAAAGAACCAGAAAAACCAGCACAAACTGAAGTCCCAAAACCCGAAGTTACTAAAATAGATGTTCCCAAACCAGTTGAGCCAGTAAAAGTAGAAACGCCAAAGCCAAAACCAGTTACAACTCCTGAAAAAGCAATAATAGTACCGATAAATCCACCTAAGACCCAACCTCAAACAATTCCTCGCACTGAGACAAAAGTTGTTAGTCAATCACAAACAAATGTTAATTCTAATCTTGAAGCACTAAAAGTAAAAGCACTAGCGCGATATAGTCAAGCAATCGATAATTCAATCAAAGAAGCAAAAGCAAAAATTGTCGGATTTCAGCAAGAAATTGACGAAATTAACCGTATTTATGACAAGCATTTTGATGATCCGTTTTATAATCCTAATAAAGTCACAAAATTAATCTGAGAAAATTTTCGGATTCAAAAATTACGAACTTTTATTGGTTCAAATGCCCCTGAATACCAACTCGAAAGAGTTAAAAGTGATCTAAAAATACTTGAAGAGTTAAAGCAAACCAAAAAATCATTTAATCAAGAAGAAATTAAAATGCTTTTACGCGGAATGTTGCCTTCAACTGACTCGCCTTATGTTTGAGGTTATGAAAATGAATCTGATAATCCTGTGCTAAATCAACTAAAAGCAGCAAATAATCGCCGTCTTATAAATATTCCTTCATGATATTCACGAACTCCAGGAACAATTTCTGATCTAACTTATGAAGGATGAGACCGTCAAGATGTCTCGAGTGAATTTAATGGAATTGATAATTCAATTGGAAATTCAGTAAAAGTTTATAATTATACCCCTAATGATAAAAATGAAGACAGAGCTAATCGTCAACCGCTCAAAGTTATTGTTCTTGATGCTAATGACAATGATGCATTTAAAAAATTTCAGGAAATTCTAACATAAGTACTCCAAAAAGATAATAAAATTCAAGCTGTTGTTCTAAAAAATGTCGGTGATAAAAATTCAAACCAAAATGTTGAAAAAATTTTAAGTTCAATTCCACCTTCAATTAAAAAATTAACGCTTTTCCTTGATAATTACAATGCAACAGCTAATTTGCGTCCTTTAGAAAAAATTAAACTTGATGAACTTGAACTCTATTCAAATATTGATGCATTATCAGATAACTGGTCAATTAATCCAAACGCACTAAAAAACATTGACTACATTAGTTTTGATTATAATAATGCCGCAACTTTTCATAAAAATCATCCTAGTGAAAAAATACCTGGATCAATTGTTTTTAGCACTTTAGCTTGAGATGCTCATGATACAATCCAAACTGTTGATGAGGGTCTTTCAATTGTTTTTGACTCAAAAGTTTATCAGCGAATTTTCCAAGGATCTCACGGTGGCAAAGGCGGGCGTCCGGTTAATCTTGATTTTTCACGGGCAAAAAACATCAAATCACTTAAAGGCTTAAGTCTTGAAAAATTAGATAAAATCTGAAATGATCATGTTAAAAATTGAAAAGATGACAAATATTCTAATGAAGATTTTACCGGATTTAGGCCGATAAAATTTAGAAAATTAATTTTTGGCCTTGATGATGCCAACAACTTTGTTGCAAAATGAGACGATTTTAACGGCGGACAATTAAATTCACGACTAACCTTTGATGAACCAGGTGGAGCCCAAATTGAGTTTCGCGACAATACCGGTAATCAAACTTCAAGTCCAATAGCCATCTTTTTATCTGGAACGCCTAGTGGAGATGCAATAAACGAAATTAGCGCCTTTATTAGAGCAGCAAATTCACGTAGTCTATTAGTAAATCGTCTTTATGTTGAAAATGAATCAGTTTTAAAACAGGTTGGTTCACGAATTGGTATTGTTCAAGTTTCAGTTAAAAAAGCTGACCAAAACACTGTTCAAGAGGGATTTTCAGGAGAGCTATAAAATGAAAATTAAATTTTTATTTCCACTTTTATCTGTTCCATTTTTTGCAATCGCTTGTGGTAATAACCACCAGCAAAAACTACCTTCAGAACAAAGTCAACAAGGTCAAAAAACCCCTCCAACTGAAGGAAATATTTCAAATTCACCCCAAATTGACTTAGTTTTCCAAAAAATTGACGCAAATTTTGAATCACTTTTTGGTCAAAAATCAGAAAATGAGTTTAAAAAATTCATTTCCGAGTCACAAAAGTCAGTTTTTCAACTTCTTGATAATAATGTTAAAGATTTAAGTAAAAAACAGGAAAAAATCACCCAAATTAACAATATTTTTAGTGCTCTAGAAAAAATTGCAACACAGACTCAATACGATCTTGAAGCTCAAAGATCAACAGCAACACTAACATTAGGCGCACTTAAAGATATTTTTAAGGAAGAAAAACCAACTCAACCGCAGCCACCTCAAAGCCCTCAAAATCCTCAATCATCAGAAGAACAAGATAAAAAAATTGCTGAATTAACTAATAATTCTCGTCCTTCTGGACAAAATTTTAGTCGTTTTTCCCCTGATGGCAAACGGATAATTCTTGATCAATATGAAAATGATTTTCCCGAAAAAGAATGAGATTGGTATCGTATAAATTCTAATTTTAGTGGCGGTGGAATTGGTTTTGGATCTACAAGTGAACTTGAAAAAAAGCCGGAAAATTTCCCAAAAGAAAAGCCCGAAACTATTGCAAAATTAAATCAAAAAGCAAAAGAATCAGACCAACCTTTATTTGAAAAAGCACAATTTCGCCTTTTTTCCTTACCGGTTTTTGACGATAATGCAAACACAAATAAAATAAAATTCAATACTTATGAGTCTGGATTTAAGACGCCGGCTTGATGAAAATCTAGCGAAAATTCTGACTATACTTTTGGCGGTCCAAATCGACTTGGTTTGCCAAGAAAAATTGTTTCTGAGGATTACAGAAAACTAATTCCAAATGTTGTTTCAATAAAAATCGAAAATTTAGTCGTTGATGATGCCTACCAAAATGACAATAACAATCCAATTACGCGCACAAATTTTTCCTTTGGAACCTTAGGAATTTTAGACTACCAAATTCCGCAAAATTCATCCTACCCACTAAAATGATTCTTTTTAACTAACGCTCACGTGGCAAATAATTTGCAAATTGCCAATGATTTTCATGAGGGCAAACATTATGGACGTGATTTTTCAAATTATAATGATTCTGATTTTCGTTTAAATACACAAAGTATAACTCTTACAAAATTAAAACAAACCGTTCCTTTGAATACAATTTTGCCAACCACTAGAGGAGCAATCACTGATGATGAATTTTATAACACAGTTAAACTTGATATCAAAGAAAAGAATGGCAAAATTTACAATAACGGTTCAGAATCTCCAGATTTAGCGGGGGTGAATAACCAACCAAAATCCCGCCAAAAACCAACCCAAAGTATGAATGTTAGAACTATTTTAATGGGTTCAGACGTTTTTAAATTCAAACCTAGCGATTTTAGTGATCAACAAGACCTCCAGAATGTTGATGAATTTCTTGATTTTGCAGTTATTGAAATAAATTTCAATAATGAGCAAGAAGCTAAAAAAATTACCGAAGAATTTTACAATAATCACAAAGCAAGTTCACTAAAAATTTCTGAATTTAATCCGTTTAATTCAGATCAATATTCAAAACTAGAAAAAACACCTTTTTATAGTTTAGGCTACCCAGGTTCAAAAGGTGACCCTACTATTTCTCAAAACGATTATCCAGCCGATTTTGCCCAAAGAAACTACAGTGTTTCGCCTTGGATTAATAAAAATTTCCGTCTTTTTAATTCTAGAAACGAAAAAGATCCTTTAATTAATGGCGGTTCTGAATTTGCCTGATCAAGATCATATCGCAGTTTTGTAAATCTTCCCGGAATTAGCGATTATTTTATAACTGCACCAGTATTAGCTAAATCTTATACAAAACTTGATTATTTTGACCAAAAAGACAAGCAACGTAAATCCAAAAAATATTTAAACAGCGGTCTTGGAACTGTTATTGATAATTACACTGCTAGCGGTGGTTTGTCTGGTAGTCCTGTCTTTTTTAAAGATGGTCAACTTTATTCTGTGGTTTATGCTTCAGATTCGCAAGCTTCAGCAAATTTAACATTAAATTTGCGCTCTTATGGCTATGATTATAAAGGTTATTATGGCAAATATAATCTTCCTAAATATGATTTAATTTACGGCGATTCTTCTAGTGATGCTCAACAACAAAAATCTTATTGAAAAGCGCTTTCTGAACTTTATAAAAATGAAAGCAATTTTAAAACTAATCTATTTCCTGAAGGTCTAGCCACACAAAAAGATGTTTTTTCAAAAAAATAGCTTATTTAAAGGGCTATTTTTTTGATTTTAAGGCAAAAACAGCAAGTTAAAATTTAGCAAATTAGTCATCTTAATTATTTTAGTTTTACAATTTTGCATAAGTATTTTGTTTTATTTATAAAAATCAAACCAAAACTGGTACAATCAAAATCATAAATAAAAGACTAATTGCCTGAATTTTTCTACTAAAGCAAACTAAAAAAGCTAAAATTTTTAAACACTGCTTTTTTTAGTTTAAAACACTGGCAAAAATCAATTTTGGATAAAATAACAAAAATCATAAAAAAATACAACTACTATTTAAACTAAATGTAAATAGGAAACTCGTTTTTACTTACATTGAGCCTAAAAAAATATATGAAGTTTTGAAAGAACAATAATTAAAAGCCATAAATTTATAGATTTCTAAACAGGTAAATTTAGGGCATTCCATCATATTTAAAAATATAATGGAAAATTCGCATTATCTTATTTTAATACGACAAAAACATAACTTATTACCCCTTAATTCAATATCAAAATTTATTAATTTATTCTTAGTGACTCTATTATAACCTAAATTTTTTTCAGACCAAGCATTTTTTTTATTTTTTTTTTTTTTTTTTACAAAGGGTTAGTTTCAAAATAATAAAAATTAAGATTTAACCTCAAAAATGCCCGTAAATCCGGCTATTTTTGCATATTTCTATTCACTAAAAGTGAATTTTTGCCACTGGCGGATCTCAGAATTTTTAGTCCCTTTTTTAGATCTATAAAATTAAATATTTATACTTTTATAAAATCCCTGCTAAAAAGGCTAAATTTTACTATTTAATAAAAGCAAAAATAAAAAAATCCAAACACTTAATTGTTTGGATTTGTTGTTTAAATTTGTACTTATTTTACAAAAAGCCGTCTATAAAAGCTTGCTGGAAAAAATAGATAATTGCTCAAAAAGTTAGCGCAGTAAAGCCAAGACCAACAATGACAGAAGCTCAAATAAATGATGATTGTAATTTAAGTCCGATTTTTTCTTTATTTTTTTTAAAAAAACTTTTCAATCTAGTCATATTTTATCCTTTTACGGTTGATCCTTGACGTGAGACTGCACTCATTATTCTCTTACGAAAGACAAAATAAGCAATAAACATTGGCAGAATTGTTAAAATTGCACCGGCCATTCTGATGTTTTTAAAGTAGCCTCCGGGAATTTGGGCGGTCTCATCAGCAACTCCAACTTTTTGTAATAGTCAAGTATTTAGCGTAGTTAGATCAGCTGAATTAGACTGTAGTATTAAAAGTGGCCAAAGCGTTGAATTTCAGGCTGAAAAAGCAGTTAGAATTCCGACAGTTCAAATTGTTGGCGATATCATCGGGGTGGCTACCTTAAAAAAATATCTAATCCCAGAACAACCATCAACCATTGAGGCTTCTTTAATTCGATCAGGAATTTCTTCAAAGGCATTTCGAAACATAAAGCCTGAAAAAACAGAGGCAACAAATGGACTAGTTAGGGCAAAAATTGACTGGAAACCATCATTTCACCCGAGCATTACCATAATCCGGTACTGACCAATTAAAAGGGCAGTTTCAGGAAGAACTAAAATTGAAAGGAAAACTACCCAAGAAGCTTGTTTAAATTTTCACTTTCTTAGCGAAAAGGCATAGCCAAAAGTCATTGAGAAAAAAACTTTTGCAACCACAGAAATTAAAGTAACTAAAATCGTGATTCCAAGAGCGGCAAAATAACCTGACTGAGCAGCTTTGACAAAATTATCTCAGGCAAAATGATTCGGTCAGTAAACTGGAATTCGCGTGTCAAGAATTTGCTCTTCAGGCGAGAGTGAATAGACTAACATAAAATAAAAAGGAAAAACAATTAGTATTCCAAAAAAGAAAAGCACGATGAATTTGAGCAAAAAGCTTGAAATTGCACTTGTGATATTTTTGTTGCGAACTTGCGAATTAATTGACTCTGTTAATTTAGCGGTTTTTTTGTCGCTAATATATTTTAGAATTTTTAATTTTATAATGAACATTTTTCTCCGTAATTTTGTCAGCTACTAAAAATATTGTGCTTAAAAACTTTTTGACAACAACTGAAAGGGCAATTCCAAAAACAAAAAGATAAATAGTTAGCGCTCCTGCTTGGGCAAAGTTAGGTGTTCCGCGCACATTTTTGTAAATATAGATCAGTAAAGTTGCACCACCGTTACTAATTGCTTCAGTTTCGTTGGCAAAAATACCGATTGGAAAGACCTTAATTCCGCCGATAATTCCGATTGTAATTAAAAAGTTAATTGTTTTTGAAACTGACGGCAATGTAATTTTGAAAAATTGACGAACTGGGCTAGCTCCATCAATTGCCGCTGCTTTATAAAGTGTTGGATTAACTGAAAGCATTGCGGTTGTTAGAATTAAAACTTCAAAAGCAAGACTTCTTCAGACTCCAGACATTAAAACAACTAAAAGTGCATTAAAAGATGAGGGATTTCCGGAATTTAGTCATCTTGTTGAAATCCCAAAAAGACGGTTAATAAAGCCAGTTTCACTATCAAAAATATAGGCAAAAGCAACTGAAACGGCAATTCCTGAGGTTACATAAGGTAAAAAAAACACTGTCTGTCAAAATCCACGGGCATATTTGCGGTGGAGTGAGGCAATTGTTGAGGCAATAATTAAACTAATTATTAGGCCAAGTGGTAGAGCTGCTATTGAATAAATGACAGAATTTCGAATTGCAATATGAAAATTAGTATCAAGAGTAATTAAATCAACAAAATTATCAAAACCAAATCGAGTATTTCCGGCAATATTAGGATTAATTTCGATACTTACAGACTTAGAAATTGAGTATAAAAATGGCAAAAAAGTAAAAATAAAAATAACTAAAATTGAAGGCAAAAGTATTAAAAAAGGCTTTCAAAATGGTTGCTTTTGGTCTAGAATTCCCAGTTCAAGATTAGTTTTTTTAATTCGCTGTTTTAGGAAATATCTATTAATTAAGTTCATTGGATTCGCTCCCTTGTTTGATAATCAAATAGATGCAATTTTCCTGATTTAATACTGAATTTGACAATTTCGTCAATTTCATAAGCTGGTTTTTTACGCAAGATTATTGAAATTTGACCGATATTTTCAACATCAATTTTGGCAAGAATATCTTTTCCTAAATATTCAATGACGCTAATTTTACCTTGAAAATTACCAGCTTCATTTTCGACTAAATCTTCAGCTCTAATTCCGACTCTTATTTTTTCATGCTGATAATCTTTGAGTAATTCAAAAATTATTTGATTATCAACAATGACACTTTTAGTTTCTCTGTCATAAAAAGCATCAAAAATATTCATCTCAGGAACACCTAAAAATGAAGCAACAAATTCATTTTTAGGATTATGATACAACTCAGTTGGAGTTCCAATTTGCTGAACATATCCAGTTGACATACAAATAATTCGGTCCGAAATTGACATTGCCTCTTCCTGGTCGTGGGTAACAAAAACTGTTGTTATTCCGATTTCAGTTTGAATTTTTCGAATTCACTGACGAGTTTGAACTCTTAGTTTGGCATCTAAGTTTGAAAGCGGCTCGTCCATTAGTAAAATATCAGGATGTCGAACAATTCCACGGGCAATTGCGACTCTTTGCTGTTGTCCACCAGAGAGTTTTGTTGGTTTTTTAGCTAAATTTTTAGTTATTTCAACTTTTTCAGCTGTACGTAAAACAGCGCGATTTATTGCTTCTTTTATTGAAATATTATCATTTTGATACTCTTGATATTGCT includes the following:
- the mip gene encoding Ig-specific serine endopeptidase MIP — protein: MKIKFLFPLLSVPFFAIACGNNHQQKLPSEQSQQGQKTPPTEGNISNSPQIDLVFQKIDANFESLFGQKSENEFKKFISESQKSVFQLLDNNVKDLSKKQEKITQINNIFSALEKIATQTQYDLEAQRSTATLTLGALKDIFKEEKPTQPQPPQSPQNPQSSEEQDKKIAELTNNSRPSGQNFSRFSPDGKRIILDQYENDFPEKEWDWYRINSNFSGGGIGFGSTSELEKKPENFPKEKPETIAKLNQKAKESDQPLFEKAQFRLFSLPVFDDNANTNKIKFNTYESGFKTPAWWKSSENSDYTFGGPNRLGLPRKIVSEDYRKLIPNVVSIKIENLVVDDAYQNDNNNPITRTNFSFGTLGILDYQIPQNSSYPLKWFFLTNAHVANNLQIANDFHEGKHYGRDFSNYNDSDFRLNTQSITLTKLKQTVPLNTILPTTRGAITDDEFYNTVKLDIKEKNGKIYNNGSESPDLAGVNNQPKSRQKPTQSMNVRTILMGSDVFKFKPSDFSDQQDLQNVDEFLDFAVIEINFNNEQEAKKITEEFYNNHKASSLKISEFNPFNSDQYSKLEKTPFYSLGYPGSKGDPTISQNDYPADFAQRNYSVSPWINKNFRLFNSRNEKDPLINGGSEFAWSRSYRSFVNLPGISDYFITAPVLAKSYTKLDYFDQKDKQRKSKKYLNSGLGTVIDNYTASGGLSGSPVFFKDGQLYSVVYASDSQASANLTLNLRSYGYDYKGYYGKYNLPKYDLIYGDSSSDAQQQKSYWKALSELYKNESNFKTNLFPEGLATQKDVFSKK
- a CDS encoding carbohydrate ABC transporter permease, whose product is MFIIKLKILKYISDKKTAKLTESINSQVRNKNITSAISSFLLKFIVLFFFGILIVFPFYFMLVYSLSPEEQILDTRIPVYWPNHFAWDNFVKAAQSGYFAALGITILVTLISVVAKVFFSMTFGYAFSLRKWKFKQASWVVFLSILVLPETALLIGQYRIMVMLGWNDGFQSIFALTSPFVASVFSGFMFRNAFEEIPDRIKEASMVDGCSGIRYFFKVATPMISPTIWTVGILTAFSAWNSTLWPLLILQSNSADLTTLNTWLLQKVGVADETAQIPGGYFKNIRMAGAILTILPMFIAYFVFRKRIMSAVSRQGSTVKG
- a CDS encoding carbohydrate ABC transporter permease — protein: MNLINRYFLKQRIKKTNLELGILDQKQPFWKPFLILLPSILVIFIFTFLPFLYSISKSVSIEINPNIAGNTRFGFDNFVDLITLDTNFHIAIRNSVIYSIAALPLGLIISLIIASTIASLHRKYARGFWQTVFFLPYVTSGIAVSVAFAYIFDSETGFINRLFGISTRWLNSGNPSSFNALLVVLMSGVWRSLAFEVLILTTAMLSVNPTLYKAAAIDGASPVRQFFKITLPSVSKTINFLITIGIIGGIKVFPIGIFANETEAISNGGATLLIYIYKNVRGTPNFAQAGALTIYLFVFGIALSVVVKKFLSTIFLVADKITEKNVHYKIKNSKIY